The Rhodocytophaga rosea genome has a segment encoding these proteins:
- a CDS encoding AAA domain-containing protein: protein MQDDFGDNSEKILNEIVIDTVERIQGQERDVIIISLTTSDPGHATQRAEFYFKPNRLNVAITRPRYKRIVIGSSFLFSTSINNLEYDEWMNTFKEFYQDAVKIEI from the coding sequence ATTCAAGATGATTTTGGAGATAATTCTGAAAAAATATTAAATGAAATAGTTATTGATACAGTCGAAAGAATTCAGGGACAAGAAAGAGATGTGATAATCATTTCACTAACGACAAGTGACCCTGGCCATGCGACACAAAGAGCAGAATTTTATTTTAAACCTAATCGGTTAAATGTCGCTATAACCAGACCGAGATATAAAAGGATTGTAATTGGTAGTTCTTTTTTATTTTCCACTAGCATTAACAACTTGGAGTATGATGAATGGATGAATACCTTTAAAGAATTTTATCAGGATGCAGTGAAGATTGAAATATAA